CTCTGTACCCCGATTGGAAGGCTGGAATTACTTCAAGAACTGCTCAGATCTATATTTGACAATAATGACAAAGATAATATTTGTTTAGGGTTTATGTCGTTTCTCTGTGCGTATCTGTGTATTTGTCttagaataaataaaggagtattTATAAGGAATCTGGTATAAACCGCAACTCCCAAACAATACTCCAAAACCAATAACCCACGACAAACACTGAAACGGGCCCACAAGCATTATCACGTTAAAAGGTCCGTATTGCATTATAATTACCAACATATAATACTGCATAAATAGTCTAAATCCAGGATTCCGAGTTTGATTAGAATTGGGTTTTTTCCCCTATAACTTGCAAATTATGCTACTGGTTTTACAAATATACGCAACACAATCCATTGCTCTCAACTGCTGGAGTTGTCCGGCGAGTTGTCAAATACAAGCGTTCCCGTATTTCTTTTATCTCTGGTCAATTCGGATTTGGTTAGTTCGTGTCTTATAAATTAGGGTCTAATTGAACATATACTGTGTACATTATATTTCAGAGTCATGAAGAGAATGTCTTCAAGATCAGAGAAGATTGGGAAACCGATGGTGATAAGAAGaggtaagaagaagaagaagaagaagacagTAGTTGGGAGAAATTCTGAGGATATTCCTTGTATTCCAGAAGATATAGTAGTCTATGAAATTCTGAGTAGATTACCAACAAAATCCTTGGTCAGGTTCCGGAGCGTTTGTAAACTGTGGAACTCCGTTATCACCCATGACACAGACTTTAAGTCCCGTCATGTTGAGGCAGAGGCTGTCGTTGGGTTTCCCTTGAATCACCTTTTCCTCGTCCACATACAGGTAGAGTATGTCTTCATGATGAATCCTTTAATTGTAGTCCTAAAAATGTCTCTGAGGGCACGATTATAAGTAAAGAAAAATCTCTTCTTTTTATAGATTCCAAAATTATTGATTCGTTCAATGGGGTTGTTTGTTTTTATCTTCCCACTGGAAGACCATACACATTTTATGTATTTACAAGGATATGCTCTCCATTTGGTCCACCTGCATTAATAGTTTAAAGCTAGGGATCTTATACCATTCAAGTATGGGGCATGCAGGAGTCTTGCAAGTCAGTTTCTTGGACCTCTTTGCTTCATGTGTGTATAAGGGATGATGGCCCAAAGAAGTGGCTAAGATTCCACCCTACACTTTTCGGAATTGATGTCCGCGGCAGGTTGTTGTTTCCTGTACATTTACGTAGGGATTTGGCTGTTTATGATCCTCAGTCTGAGCAATGGGAAATGGTTCACTCAGATATTCAGAACTTAATCCCCTATAAGGAAAGCCTATTTCTAATTGATCTCAAT
This Spinacia oleracea cultivar Varoflay chromosome 6, BTI_SOV_V1, whole genome shotgun sequence DNA region includes the following protein-coding sequences:
- the LOC130464307 gene encoding uncharacterized protein is translated as MLLVLQIYATQSIALNCWSCPASCQIQAFPVMKRMSSRSEKIGKPMVIRRGKKKKKKKTVVGRNSEDIPCIPEDIVVYEILSRLPTKSLVRFRSVCKLWNSVITHDTDFKSRHVEAEAVVGFPLNHLFLVHIQESCKSVSWTSLLHVCIRDDGPKKWLRFHPTLFGIDVRGRLLFPVHLRRDLAVYDPQSEQWEMVHSDIQNLIPYKESLFLIDLNHQTRVQSKIKSHQTHGDDNLNKPSQTTRDA